A window of the Pangasianodon hypophthalmus isolate fPanHyp1 chromosome 12, fPanHyp1.pri, whole genome shotgun sequence genome harbors these coding sequences:
- the ch25h gene encoding cholesterol 25-hydroxylase-like protein: MLHNFLFQKRIKARQDQAIPDIISTESKKVIKGTLTSQCFLVEFPFTSQKTFRGCGYMYLKTQQLTQTQSNISQLAQAQSEMSQLQGFWDCILQYETWLRSPLFPVLFSLTVYLSFCLPFVLLDLLSSRVDLVRRYKIQQKPVTLRMMWTCLALSLYNHIVYIFPLSVLHWYWRPVVYPAEAPSFLEVIRHLVSCLLLFDFQYFIWHMLHHKVPWLYRTFHKVHHKHTSTFALTTEYSGAWETLSLGLFAAMNPMLLGCHPFTEMLFHILNMWLSVEDHCGYDLPWATHRLVPFGLYGGAPHHDLHHQKFKANYAPYFTHWDKLFGTLHTE; encoded by the coding sequence ATGTTGCataacttcctgtttcaaaaaaGGATCAAGGCAAGGCAGGACCAGGCAATTCCAGACATAATATCCACTGAGAgcaaaaaagttataaaaggcACTTTGACGTCTCAATGTTTCCTGGTGGAATTTCCATTCACTTCGCAAAAGACTTTCCGGGGGTGTGGCTACATGTATTTAAAAACTCAGCagctcacacagacacagagcaaCATATCTCAGCTCGCACAGGCACAAAGCGAAATGTCTCAGCTCCAAGGTTTCTGGGACTGCATCCTACAGTACGAGACCTGGTTAAGGTCTCCCCTGTTCCCTGTGCTGTTTTCACTGACAGTCTATTTAAGTTTCTGTTTACCTTTTGTACTTCTGGACCTCCTGTCCTCCAGAGTGGACCTGGTGAGGAGATACAAAATCCAGCAGAAACCGGTGACTTTGAGGATGATGTGGACCTGTCTGGCTCTCTCGCTCTACAATCACATTGTGTACATCTTCCCGCTGAGCGTGCTGCACTGGTACTGGAGACCTGTCGTCTACCCAGCAGAGGCTCCCAGTTTCCTTGAAGTCATCAGGCACTTGGTGAGCTGTTTGCTGCTCTTCGATTTCCAGTACTTCATCTGGCATATGCTGCATCACAAGGTGCCATGGCTTTACCGCACATTCCACAAGGTGCACCACAAGCACACGTCCACCTTCGCCCTCACTACAGAGTACTCGGGTGCTTGGGAGACGCTGTCGCTCGGCCTCTTCGCGGCGATGAACCCCATGCTGCTGGGCTGCCACCCGTTCACTGAGATGCTCTTTCATATCCTGAACATGTGGCTGTCAGTTGAAGACCACTGTGGGTATGACCTGCCCTGGGCCACACACAGACTTGTTCCTTTTGGACTGTATGGAGGCGCTCCACATCATGACCTTCATCACCAGAAGTTCAAGGCCAACTACGCTCCATACTTTACTCACTGGGACAAGCTGTTTGGGACTCTTCACACAGAGTGA